In the Mastacembelus armatus chromosome 2, fMasArm1.2, whole genome shotgun sequence genome, one interval contains:
- the abi3bpb gene encoding ABI family, member 3 (NESH) binding protein b isoform X1, with amino-acid sequence MATVAALRLVLLLLGGTILLGGIPAQTVRVHRQNMKVQINATGDTIIMKFVRPSPNTKLEGYILGYGRSMFSKQFIPLPENGEPYETEMDAEPKYLVAVQPIPANDVKKHCTGKVNLEKPLHLVIGSVSPTAVLLSWGNYLKTPYEGNIMNECLEDGFYTIRYRERNRKWIYQTCPTSDTVIDNLKPNTAYEFGVRSSKDDRNSMWSKPVIHNTNMGNKNSQKPYKLRNPLAKPLKPLGPHGLFPPRPALHNRTQPRVSPLNNPGFPGAPRTSFAPPESQQDTLPLPGSAHSNWPHVSLDKGNSFRNDTNRPADPRPSISLQLLPTRVPPVSTTPLTKFPSSGDSVQAPTTKTPPNTPERPRNPAAFGKSQDGSSLLRAALANERARTNSWGPGGRNVSPALPVQPYSPSATTISRSTRPASRNPLFPLSNGFRHSSSRPSNSGILGVSGQPPRGISPPRPALWSRPGMGSPARPSVPINKRPNLVGKPGETADKVNNLKQTDRLPVLKPKVAPTTKPTKAERRQTTTVTPTAAARQETWEDSDLFKSQPTSDIDAMGKKRYVAPHVVYQTGKKPDEPCSITSSLSYFPEDQPGEANVTAPPRNPPSNLTVVTVEGCPSFIILDWEKTDNDTTEYEVISTAKGPDGEQVSVLTTNQTHTAVENLRPESSYEFKVKPKNELGAGPPSEPVSFNTESADPRVSENVSGKDAIWTQFPFKTDSYSDCHGKQYVKRTWYRKFVGIQLCNSLRYKIYLSDSLNGKFYNIGDQTGFGEDHCQFVDSFLDGRTGRQLQADQLPSRPGFYRALRQEPVHFGQIGGHSHINYVSWYECGTPIPGKW; translated from the exons ATGGCGACCGTCGCTGCCCTCCGCCTCGTCCTCCTGCTGCTCGGAGGGACGATTCTCCTCGGCGGCATCCCCGCACAGACCGTCAGAG ttcaTCGCCAGAACATGAAGGTTCAGATCAACGCCACCGGTGACACCATCATCATGAAGTTTGTGCGTCCGAGTCCGAACACGAAGCTGGAGGGTTACATCCTGGGCTACGGCAGGAGCATGTTCTCCAAACAGTTCATCCCGCTGCCGGAGAACGGAGAACCGTACGAGACCGAGATGG ACGCAGAACCCAAGTACCTGGTGGCCGTCCAGCCAATCCCAGCCAATGACGTGAAGAAGCACTGCACAG GGAAGGTGAACCTGGAGAAGCCGCTCCATCTGGTGATCGGCTCCGTCAGCCCGACGGCGGTGCTCCTGTCCTGGGGGAACTACCTGAAGACGCCCTACGAAGGAAACATCATGAACGAGTGTCTGGAGGACGG gTTTTACACCATCCGCTACAGGGAGCGCAACAGAAAGTGGATCTACCAGACCTGCCCGACCAGCGACACGGTCATCGACAACCTGAAGCCCAACACGGCGTACGAGTTCGGGGTGCGCTCCAGCAAGGATGACCGCAACAGCATGTGGAGCAAACCGGTCATCCACAACACCAACATGGGCA ATAAAAACAGTCAGAAGCCGTACAAGCTGCGTAACCCGCTGGCAAAGCCGCTG aaaCCTCTGGGACCCCACGGCCTGTTCCCGCCCCGTCCTG CGCTGCACAACCGGACGCAGCCTCGGGTCTCTCCGCTCAATAACCCAGGGTTCCCTGGAGCGCCACGCACTTCGTTTG CGCCACCTGAGAGTCAGCAGGACACGTTACCTCTGCCCGGCTCCGCCCACAGTAACTGGCCTCACGTGTCACTGG ACAAAGGGAACTCTTTTAGAAACGACACCAACCGACCTGCGGATCCTCGTCCTTCCATCTCCCTCCAACTCCTGCCCACCCGAGTTCCTCCTGTCAGCACCACCCCTCTCACTAAATTCCCCTCCAGTGGTGACTCGGTACAGGCCCCAACTACTAAGACGCCCCCTAACACACCTGAGAGGCCTCGTAACCCTGCGG CTTTCGGCAAATCGCAGGATGGATCGTCGCTGCTGAGAGCCGCTCTGGCCAATGAGAGGGCCAGAACGAACAGCTGGG GTCCAGGTGGCAGAAATGTCAGCCCGGCGCTGCCTGTGCAGCCCTACAGCCCCTCAGCTACCACGATTTCCAGATCCACAAGACCTGCATCAAGAAACCCCCTCTTTCCCTTGTCTAACGGCTTCAGACACTCTTCCTCCAGACCCAGTAACTCTGGGATCCTCGGGG TGAGCGGACAGCCACCTCGGGGCATTTCCCCACCCAGACCAGCCTTATGGTCCAGACCTGGAATGG GATCCCCCGCTCGCCCGTCGGTACCCATCAATAAAAGACCGAACCTGGTGGGAAAACCCGGAGAAACAG CAGACAAGGTGAACAACTTGAAGCAGACGGACAGACTGCCCGTCCTGAAACCCAAAGTCGCCCCGACCACCAAACCGACCAAAGCGGAGCGGAGACAGACCACGACTGTTACACCCACCGCAG CAGCTCGGCAGGAAACCTGGGAGGACTCAGACCTGTTTAAATCCCAGCCGACCTCCGACATCGATGCTATGGGAAAGAAACGTTACGTGG CGCCTCACGTCGTCTACCAAACGGGCAAGAAGCCAGATGAGCCGTGCTCCATCACCTCCTCCCTCAGCTACTTCCCTGAAGACCAACCAGGCGAGGCCAATGTGACGGCTCCACCCAGGAACCCACCCTCAAACCTCACCGTGGTGACAGTGGAGGGATGCCCGTCTTTCATCATCCTGGACTGGGAGAAAACTGACAACGACACCACCG AGTACGAGGTCATCTCCACCGCCAAAGGACCCGATGGCGAGCAGGTTTCCGTCCTGACCACCAACCAGACTCACACCGCCGTGGAGAACCTCAGACCTGAGAGCAG ctACGAGTTCAAGGTGAAGCCGAAGAACGAGCTGGGTGCCGGCCCCCCCAGCGAGCCTGTGTCCTTCAACACAGAGTCAG CTGATCCGCGGGTGAGCGAGAACGTTTCAG GGAAAGACGCCATCTGGACCCAGTTCCCCTTCAAGACCGACTCGTACTCTGACTGCCACGGCAAACAGTATGTGAAGAGGACATGGTACCGCAAGTTTGTTGGCATCCAGCTGTGTAACTCGCTCAGGTACAAGATCTACCTGAGTGACTCACTCAATG GGAAATTCTACAACATCGGGGATCAGACGGGCTTTGGTGAGGACCACTGCCAGTTTGTTGACTCGTTCCTGGATGGACGAACAGGCAGGCAGCTCCAGGCCGACCAGCTCCCCTCCAGACCCG gtttctACAGAGCTTTGCGTCAGGAGCCGGTCCACTTCGGCCAGATCGGAGGACATTCCCACATCAACTACGTGTCATGGTACGAGTGTGGAACCCCCATCCCTGGCAAATGGTAA
- the abi3bpb gene encoding ABI family, member 3 (NESH) binding protein b isoform X2 yields the protein MATVAALRLVLLLLGGTILLGGIPAQTVRVHRQNMKVQINATGDTIIMKFVRPSPNTKLEGYILGYGRSMFSKQFIPLPENGEPYETEMDAEPKYLVAVQPIPANDVKKHCTGKVNLEKPLHLVIGSVSPTAVLLSWGNYLKTPYEGNIMNECLEDGFYTIRYRERNRKWIYQTCPTSDTVIDNLKPNTAYEFGVRSSKDDRNSMWSKPVIHNTNMGNKNSQKPYKLRNPLAKPLKPLGPHGLFPPRPALHNRTQPRVSPLNNPGFPGAPRTSFAPPESQQDTLPLPGSAHSNWPHVSLDKGNSFRNDTNRPADPRPSISLQLLPTRVPPVSTTPLTKFPSSGDSVQAPTTKTPPNTPERPRNPAAFGKSQDGSSLLRAALANERARTNSWGPGGRNVSPALPVQPYSPSATTISRSTRPASRNPLFPLSNGFRHSSSRPSNSGILGVSGQPPRGISPPRPALWSRPGMGSPARPSVPINKRPNLVGKPGETDKVNNLKQTDRLPVLKPKVAPTTKPTKAERRQTTTVTPTAAARQETWEDSDLFKSQPTSDIDAMGKKRYVAPHVVYQTGKKPDEPCSITSSLSYFPEDQPGEANVTAPPRNPPSNLTVVTVEGCPSFIILDWEKTDNDTTEYEVISTAKGPDGEQVSVLTTNQTHTAVENLRPESSYEFKVKPKNELGAGPPSEPVSFNTESADPRVSENVSGKDAIWTQFPFKTDSYSDCHGKQYVKRTWYRKFVGIQLCNSLRYKIYLSDSLNGKFYNIGDQTGFGEDHCQFVDSFLDGRTGRQLQADQLPSRPGFYRALRQEPVHFGQIGGHSHINYVSWYECGTPIPGKW from the exons ATGGCGACCGTCGCTGCCCTCCGCCTCGTCCTCCTGCTGCTCGGAGGGACGATTCTCCTCGGCGGCATCCCCGCACAGACCGTCAGAG ttcaTCGCCAGAACATGAAGGTTCAGATCAACGCCACCGGTGACACCATCATCATGAAGTTTGTGCGTCCGAGTCCGAACACGAAGCTGGAGGGTTACATCCTGGGCTACGGCAGGAGCATGTTCTCCAAACAGTTCATCCCGCTGCCGGAGAACGGAGAACCGTACGAGACCGAGATGG ACGCAGAACCCAAGTACCTGGTGGCCGTCCAGCCAATCCCAGCCAATGACGTGAAGAAGCACTGCACAG GGAAGGTGAACCTGGAGAAGCCGCTCCATCTGGTGATCGGCTCCGTCAGCCCGACGGCGGTGCTCCTGTCCTGGGGGAACTACCTGAAGACGCCCTACGAAGGAAACATCATGAACGAGTGTCTGGAGGACGG gTTTTACACCATCCGCTACAGGGAGCGCAACAGAAAGTGGATCTACCAGACCTGCCCGACCAGCGACACGGTCATCGACAACCTGAAGCCCAACACGGCGTACGAGTTCGGGGTGCGCTCCAGCAAGGATGACCGCAACAGCATGTGGAGCAAACCGGTCATCCACAACACCAACATGGGCA ATAAAAACAGTCAGAAGCCGTACAAGCTGCGTAACCCGCTGGCAAAGCCGCTG aaaCCTCTGGGACCCCACGGCCTGTTCCCGCCCCGTCCTG CGCTGCACAACCGGACGCAGCCTCGGGTCTCTCCGCTCAATAACCCAGGGTTCCCTGGAGCGCCACGCACTTCGTTTG CGCCACCTGAGAGTCAGCAGGACACGTTACCTCTGCCCGGCTCCGCCCACAGTAACTGGCCTCACGTGTCACTGG ACAAAGGGAACTCTTTTAGAAACGACACCAACCGACCTGCGGATCCTCGTCCTTCCATCTCCCTCCAACTCCTGCCCACCCGAGTTCCTCCTGTCAGCACCACCCCTCTCACTAAATTCCCCTCCAGTGGTGACTCGGTACAGGCCCCAACTACTAAGACGCCCCCTAACACACCTGAGAGGCCTCGTAACCCTGCGG CTTTCGGCAAATCGCAGGATGGATCGTCGCTGCTGAGAGCCGCTCTGGCCAATGAGAGGGCCAGAACGAACAGCTGGG GTCCAGGTGGCAGAAATGTCAGCCCGGCGCTGCCTGTGCAGCCCTACAGCCCCTCAGCTACCACGATTTCCAGATCCACAAGACCTGCATCAAGAAACCCCCTCTTTCCCTTGTCTAACGGCTTCAGACACTCTTCCTCCAGACCCAGTAACTCTGGGATCCTCGGGG TGAGCGGACAGCCACCTCGGGGCATTTCCCCACCCAGACCAGCCTTATGGTCCAGACCTGGAATGG GATCCCCCGCTCGCCCGTCGGTACCCATCAATAAAAGACCGAACCTGGTGGGAAAACCCGGAGAAACAG ACAAGGTGAACAACTTGAAGCAGACGGACAGACTGCCCGTCCTGAAACCCAAAGTCGCCCCGACCACCAAACCGACCAAAGCGGAGCGGAGACAGACCACGACTGTTACACCCACCGCAG CAGCTCGGCAGGAAACCTGGGAGGACTCAGACCTGTTTAAATCCCAGCCGACCTCCGACATCGATGCTATGGGAAAGAAACGTTACGTGG CGCCTCACGTCGTCTACCAAACGGGCAAGAAGCCAGATGAGCCGTGCTCCATCACCTCCTCCCTCAGCTACTTCCCTGAAGACCAACCAGGCGAGGCCAATGTGACGGCTCCACCCAGGAACCCACCCTCAAACCTCACCGTGGTGACAGTGGAGGGATGCCCGTCTTTCATCATCCTGGACTGGGAGAAAACTGACAACGACACCACCG AGTACGAGGTCATCTCCACCGCCAAAGGACCCGATGGCGAGCAGGTTTCCGTCCTGACCACCAACCAGACTCACACCGCCGTGGAGAACCTCAGACCTGAGAGCAG ctACGAGTTCAAGGTGAAGCCGAAGAACGAGCTGGGTGCCGGCCCCCCCAGCGAGCCTGTGTCCTTCAACACAGAGTCAG CTGATCCGCGGGTGAGCGAGAACGTTTCAG GGAAAGACGCCATCTGGACCCAGTTCCCCTTCAAGACCGACTCGTACTCTGACTGCCACGGCAAACAGTATGTGAAGAGGACATGGTACCGCAAGTTTGTTGGCATCCAGCTGTGTAACTCGCTCAGGTACAAGATCTACCTGAGTGACTCACTCAATG GGAAATTCTACAACATCGGGGATCAGACGGGCTTTGGTGAGGACCACTGCCAGTTTGTTGACTCGTTCCTGGATGGACGAACAGGCAGGCAGCTCCAGGCCGACCAGCTCCCCTCCAGACCCG gtttctACAGAGCTTTGCGTCAGGAGCCGGTCCACTTCGGCCAGATCGGAGGACATTCCCACATCAACTACGTGTCATGGTACGAGTGTGGAACCCCCATCCCTGGCAAATGGTAA
- the abi3bpb gene encoding ABI family, member 3 (NESH) binding protein b isoform X9 yields the protein MATVAALRLVLLLLGGTILLGGIPAQTVRVHRQNMKVQINATGDTIIMKFVRPSPNTKLEGYILGYGRSMFSKQFIPLPENGEPYETEMDAEPKYLVAVQPIPANDVKKHCTGKVNLEKPLHLVIGSVSPTAVLLSWGNYLKTPYEGNIMNECLEDGFYTIRYRERNRKWIYQTCPTSDTVIDNLKPNTAYEFGVRSSKDDRNSMWSKPVIHNTNMGNKNSQKPYKLRNPLAKPLKPLGPHGLFPPRPALHNRTQPRVSPLNNPGFPGAPRTSFAFGKSQDGSSLLRAALANERARTNSWVSGQPPRGISPPRPALWSRPGMGSPARPSVPINKRPNLVGKPGETADKVNNLKQTDRLPVLKPKVAPTTKPTKAERRQTTTVTPTAAARQETWEDSDLFKSQPTSDIDAMGKKRYVAPHVVYQTGKKPDEPCSITSSLSYFPEDQPGEANVTAPPRNPPSNLTVVTVEGCPSFIILDWEKTDNDTTEYEVISTAKGPDGEQVSVLTTNQTHTAVENLRPESSYEFKVKPKNELGAGPPSEPVSFNTESADPRVSENVSGKDAIWTQFPFKTDSYSDCHGKQYVKRTWYRKFVGIQLCNSLRYKIYLSDSLNGKFYNIGDQTGFGEDHCQFVDSFLDGRTGRQLQADQLPSRPGFYRALRQEPVHFGQIGGHSHINYVSWYECGTPIPGKW from the exons ATGGCGACCGTCGCTGCCCTCCGCCTCGTCCTCCTGCTGCTCGGAGGGACGATTCTCCTCGGCGGCATCCCCGCACAGACCGTCAGAG ttcaTCGCCAGAACATGAAGGTTCAGATCAACGCCACCGGTGACACCATCATCATGAAGTTTGTGCGTCCGAGTCCGAACACGAAGCTGGAGGGTTACATCCTGGGCTACGGCAGGAGCATGTTCTCCAAACAGTTCATCCCGCTGCCGGAGAACGGAGAACCGTACGAGACCGAGATGG ACGCAGAACCCAAGTACCTGGTGGCCGTCCAGCCAATCCCAGCCAATGACGTGAAGAAGCACTGCACAG GGAAGGTGAACCTGGAGAAGCCGCTCCATCTGGTGATCGGCTCCGTCAGCCCGACGGCGGTGCTCCTGTCCTGGGGGAACTACCTGAAGACGCCCTACGAAGGAAACATCATGAACGAGTGTCTGGAGGACGG gTTTTACACCATCCGCTACAGGGAGCGCAACAGAAAGTGGATCTACCAGACCTGCCCGACCAGCGACACGGTCATCGACAACCTGAAGCCCAACACGGCGTACGAGTTCGGGGTGCGCTCCAGCAAGGATGACCGCAACAGCATGTGGAGCAAACCGGTCATCCACAACACCAACATGGGCA ATAAAAACAGTCAGAAGCCGTACAAGCTGCGTAACCCGCTGGCAAAGCCGCTG aaaCCTCTGGGACCCCACGGCCTGTTCCCGCCCCGTCCTG CGCTGCACAACCGGACGCAGCCTCGGGTCTCTCCGCTCAATAACCCAGGGTTCCCTGGAGCGCCACGCACTTCGTTTG CTTTCGGCAAATCGCAGGATGGATCGTCGCTGCTGAGAGCCGCTCTGGCCAATGAGAGGGCCAGAACGAACAGCTGGG TGAGCGGACAGCCACCTCGGGGCATTTCCCCACCCAGACCAGCCTTATGGTCCAGACCTGGAATGG GATCCCCCGCTCGCCCGTCGGTACCCATCAATAAAAGACCGAACCTGGTGGGAAAACCCGGAGAAACAG CAGACAAGGTGAACAACTTGAAGCAGACGGACAGACTGCCCGTCCTGAAACCCAAAGTCGCCCCGACCACCAAACCGACCAAAGCGGAGCGGAGACAGACCACGACTGTTACACCCACCGCAG CAGCTCGGCAGGAAACCTGGGAGGACTCAGACCTGTTTAAATCCCAGCCGACCTCCGACATCGATGCTATGGGAAAGAAACGTTACGTGG CGCCTCACGTCGTCTACCAAACGGGCAAGAAGCCAGATGAGCCGTGCTCCATCACCTCCTCCCTCAGCTACTTCCCTGAAGACCAACCAGGCGAGGCCAATGTGACGGCTCCACCCAGGAACCCACCCTCAAACCTCACCGTGGTGACAGTGGAGGGATGCCCGTCTTTCATCATCCTGGACTGGGAGAAAACTGACAACGACACCACCG AGTACGAGGTCATCTCCACCGCCAAAGGACCCGATGGCGAGCAGGTTTCCGTCCTGACCACCAACCAGACTCACACCGCCGTGGAGAACCTCAGACCTGAGAGCAG ctACGAGTTCAAGGTGAAGCCGAAGAACGAGCTGGGTGCCGGCCCCCCCAGCGAGCCTGTGTCCTTCAACACAGAGTCAG CTGATCCGCGGGTGAGCGAGAACGTTTCAG GGAAAGACGCCATCTGGACCCAGTTCCCCTTCAAGACCGACTCGTACTCTGACTGCCACGGCAAACAGTATGTGAAGAGGACATGGTACCGCAAGTTTGTTGGCATCCAGCTGTGTAACTCGCTCAGGTACAAGATCTACCTGAGTGACTCACTCAATG GGAAATTCTACAACATCGGGGATCAGACGGGCTTTGGTGAGGACCACTGCCAGTTTGTTGACTCGTTCCTGGATGGACGAACAGGCAGGCAGCTCCAGGCCGACCAGCTCCCCTCCAGACCCG gtttctACAGAGCTTTGCGTCAGGAGCCGGTCCACTTCGGCCAGATCGGAGGACATTCCCACATCAACTACGTGTCATGGTACGAGTGTGGAACCCCCATCCCTGGCAAATGGTAA
- the abi3bpb gene encoding ABI family, member 3 (NESH) binding protein b isoform X3 has protein sequence MATVAALRLVLLLLGGTILLGGIPAQTVRVHRQNMKVQINATGDTIIMKFVRPSPNTKLEGYILGYGRSMFSKQFIPLPENGEPYETEMDAEPKYLVAVQPIPANDVKKHCTGKVNLEKPLHLVIGSVSPTAVLLSWGNYLKTPYEGNIMNECLEDGFYTIRYRERNRKWIYQTCPTSDTVIDNLKPNTAYEFGVRSSKDDRNSMWSKPVIHNTNMGNKNSQKPYKLRNPLAKPLKPLGPHGLFPPRPALHNRTQPRVSPLNNPGFPGAPRTSFAPPESQQDTLPLPGSAHSNWPHVSLDKGNSFRNDTNRPADPRPSISLQLLPTRVPPVSTTPLTKFPSSGDSVQAPTTKTPPNTPERPRNPAAFGKSQDGSSLLRAALANERARTNSWGPGGRNVSPALPVQPYSPSATTISRSTRPASRNPLFPLSNGFRHSSSRPSNSGILGVSGQPPRGISPPRPALWSRPGMGSPARPSVPINKRPNLVGKPGETADKVNNLKQTDRLPVLKPKVAPTTKPTKAERRQTTTVTPTAARQETWEDSDLFKSQPTSDIDAMGKKRYVAPHVVYQTGKKPDEPCSITSSLSYFPEDQPGEANVTAPPRNPPSNLTVVTVEGCPSFIILDWEKTDNDTTEYEVISTAKGPDGEQVSVLTTNQTHTAVENLRPESSYEFKVKPKNELGAGPPSEPVSFNTESADPRVSENVSGKDAIWTQFPFKTDSYSDCHGKQYVKRTWYRKFVGIQLCNSLRYKIYLSDSLNGKFYNIGDQTGFGEDHCQFVDSFLDGRTGRQLQADQLPSRPGFYRALRQEPVHFGQIGGHSHINYVSWYECGTPIPGKW, from the exons ATGGCGACCGTCGCTGCCCTCCGCCTCGTCCTCCTGCTGCTCGGAGGGACGATTCTCCTCGGCGGCATCCCCGCACAGACCGTCAGAG ttcaTCGCCAGAACATGAAGGTTCAGATCAACGCCACCGGTGACACCATCATCATGAAGTTTGTGCGTCCGAGTCCGAACACGAAGCTGGAGGGTTACATCCTGGGCTACGGCAGGAGCATGTTCTCCAAACAGTTCATCCCGCTGCCGGAGAACGGAGAACCGTACGAGACCGAGATGG ACGCAGAACCCAAGTACCTGGTGGCCGTCCAGCCAATCCCAGCCAATGACGTGAAGAAGCACTGCACAG GGAAGGTGAACCTGGAGAAGCCGCTCCATCTGGTGATCGGCTCCGTCAGCCCGACGGCGGTGCTCCTGTCCTGGGGGAACTACCTGAAGACGCCCTACGAAGGAAACATCATGAACGAGTGTCTGGAGGACGG gTTTTACACCATCCGCTACAGGGAGCGCAACAGAAAGTGGATCTACCAGACCTGCCCGACCAGCGACACGGTCATCGACAACCTGAAGCCCAACACGGCGTACGAGTTCGGGGTGCGCTCCAGCAAGGATGACCGCAACAGCATGTGGAGCAAACCGGTCATCCACAACACCAACATGGGCA ATAAAAACAGTCAGAAGCCGTACAAGCTGCGTAACCCGCTGGCAAAGCCGCTG aaaCCTCTGGGACCCCACGGCCTGTTCCCGCCCCGTCCTG CGCTGCACAACCGGACGCAGCCTCGGGTCTCTCCGCTCAATAACCCAGGGTTCCCTGGAGCGCCACGCACTTCGTTTG CGCCACCTGAGAGTCAGCAGGACACGTTACCTCTGCCCGGCTCCGCCCACAGTAACTGGCCTCACGTGTCACTGG ACAAAGGGAACTCTTTTAGAAACGACACCAACCGACCTGCGGATCCTCGTCCTTCCATCTCCCTCCAACTCCTGCCCACCCGAGTTCCTCCTGTCAGCACCACCCCTCTCACTAAATTCCCCTCCAGTGGTGACTCGGTACAGGCCCCAACTACTAAGACGCCCCCTAACACACCTGAGAGGCCTCGTAACCCTGCGG CTTTCGGCAAATCGCAGGATGGATCGTCGCTGCTGAGAGCCGCTCTGGCCAATGAGAGGGCCAGAACGAACAGCTGGG GTCCAGGTGGCAGAAATGTCAGCCCGGCGCTGCCTGTGCAGCCCTACAGCCCCTCAGCTACCACGATTTCCAGATCCACAAGACCTGCATCAAGAAACCCCCTCTTTCCCTTGTCTAACGGCTTCAGACACTCTTCCTCCAGACCCAGTAACTCTGGGATCCTCGGGG TGAGCGGACAGCCACCTCGGGGCATTTCCCCACCCAGACCAGCCTTATGGTCCAGACCTGGAATGG GATCCCCCGCTCGCCCGTCGGTACCCATCAATAAAAGACCGAACCTGGTGGGAAAACCCGGAGAAACAG CAGACAAGGTGAACAACTTGAAGCAGACGGACAGACTGCCCGTCCTGAAACCCAAAGTCGCCCCGACCACCAAACCGACCAAAGCGGAGCGGAGACAGACCACGACTGTTACACCCACCGCAG CTCGGCAGGAAACCTGGGAGGACTCAGACCTGTTTAAATCCCAGCCGACCTCCGACATCGATGCTATGGGAAAGAAACGTTACGTGG CGCCTCACGTCGTCTACCAAACGGGCAAGAAGCCAGATGAGCCGTGCTCCATCACCTCCTCCCTCAGCTACTTCCCTGAAGACCAACCAGGCGAGGCCAATGTGACGGCTCCACCCAGGAACCCACCCTCAAACCTCACCGTGGTGACAGTGGAGGGATGCCCGTCTTTCATCATCCTGGACTGGGAGAAAACTGACAACGACACCACCG AGTACGAGGTCATCTCCACCGCCAAAGGACCCGATGGCGAGCAGGTTTCCGTCCTGACCACCAACCAGACTCACACCGCCGTGGAGAACCTCAGACCTGAGAGCAG ctACGAGTTCAAGGTGAAGCCGAAGAACGAGCTGGGTGCCGGCCCCCCCAGCGAGCCTGTGTCCTTCAACACAGAGTCAG CTGATCCGCGGGTGAGCGAGAACGTTTCAG GGAAAGACGCCATCTGGACCCAGTTCCCCTTCAAGACCGACTCGTACTCTGACTGCCACGGCAAACAGTATGTGAAGAGGACATGGTACCGCAAGTTTGTTGGCATCCAGCTGTGTAACTCGCTCAGGTACAAGATCTACCTGAGTGACTCACTCAATG GGAAATTCTACAACATCGGGGATCAGACGGGCTTTGGTGAGGACCACTGCCAGTTTGTTGACTCGTTCCTGGATGGACGAACAGGCAGGCAGCTCCAGGCCGACCAGCTCCCCTCCAGACCCG gtttctACAGAGCTTTGCGTCAGGAGCCGGTCCACTTCGGCCAGATCGGAGGACATTCCCACATCAACTACGTGTCATGGTACGAGTGTGGAACCCCCATCCCTGGCAAATGGTAA